A stretch of the Papaver somniferum cultivar HN1 chromosome 6, ASM357369v1, whole genome shotgun sequence genome encodes the following:
- the LOC113290710 gene encoding uncharacterized protein LOC113290710, protein MCTVKRDASVHKKAFLTQQVSSIISQKYPVKFKDPGCPTVTCVISSQKIENALLYLGASVNILPFSVYEQLGPSEMKPTRITPHLADRSVKIPRGIIEDVLFRVENFIYPVDFVILDNQPVSSQYINIPIILGCPFLATANAVIHCQTGLVEFFFGNQKIAVNVFKALQAPPDPEHYESICMIDSLVENTFTTNSVSDPLEACLAHFGAYYDEDSHFKEVNALLDSAPTLPDTLKYVFLGSENTLPAIIASDLEPDQESRLVSVLREHKTAIGWTIADLKGISHADCMHHIYLEEGAKNSREMQRRLNPNMKEFVRTEVLKLLDAGIIYPISDSKWGIEVDKAKVDLILELKPPKNVTNVRYFLGHAVFYRRFIKDFSKIDLSPSNLRAKDTAFVFDEACVSAFEKLKLLLTFAPIIQPPDWNLPFELMCDAPDYAVGAVLGQRRDTTPSVIYYASRTLNDPQLNYTTTEKEMLAIVLAL, encoded by the exons ATGTGCACCGTCAAGAGAGACGCGAGTGTCCATAAAAAGGCGTTTTTAACCCAACAAGTTAGTTCCATAATTTCACAAAAGTACCCAGTCAAATTTAAAGATCCTGGTTGTCCTACTGTCACATGTGTTATAAGTAGCCAGAAGATAGAAAATGCTCTTTTATATCTTGGGGCTAGTGTGAATATTTTACCGTTCTCGGTATATGAACAACTTGGACCAAGTGAAATGAAACCAACTAGGATAACACCACATTTAGCCGATAGGTCAGTCAAAATCCCACGTGGAattattgaagatgtgttgtttCGGGTAGAAAACTTTATCTATCCAGTTGACTTTGTGATTTTGGACAATCAACCTGTCTCTAGTCAATATATTAATATCCCAATCATCCTAGGTTGTCCGTTTCTAGCCACTGCAAATGCAGTCATACATTGTCAAACTGGCCTAGTAGAATTTTTCTTTGGGAACCAGAAAATCGCTGTGAACGTTTTTAAGGCGTTACAAGCCCCACCGGACCCTGAACACTATGAGTCTATATGCATGATTGATTCTCTAGTTGAGAATACCTTTACCACCAATAGTGTTAGTGATCCTTTAGAGGCCTGCTTGGCCCACTTTGGAGcctactatgatgaggatagtcatTTTAAAGAAGTTAATGCGTTGTTAGACTCTGCGCCA ACGCTACCAgatacactgaaatatgtatttctTGGTAGTGAAAATACTCTTCCTGCCATAATTGCCTCTGACTTAGAGCCCGATCAGGAAAGTAGACTAGTTAGTGTTCTCCGTGAGCACAAGACTGcaatagggtggactatagcagatctGAAAGGAATTAGTCATGCTGATTGTATGCACCACATCTACCTAGAAGAAGGTGCCAAAAACTCAAGAGAAATGCAGAGACGTTTGAATCCTAATATGAAGGAATTTGTTCGCACTGAGGTGctcaagttgttagatgcgggaaTCATATACCCTATCTCTGATAGTAAATGG ggaatagaagttgataaaGCCAAGGTTGACCTAATTTTAGAATTAAAACCACCTAAGAATGTAACAAATGTTAGATATTTCCTTGGCCATGCTgtattttatcgtcgtttcatcaaagactttagcaagatTGACTTATCTCCGTCGAACCTACGTGCTAAAGATACTGCTTTTGTGTTTGATGAAGCGTGTGTTtcagcttttgagaagcttaaattaTTATTGACTTTTGCCCCTATCATCCAACCACCTGATTGGAACCTcccatttgaactcatgtgtgatgcgcccgattatgcggttggtgctgTCCTTGGCCAACGACGTGATACAACACctagtgtgatttattatgctagtaggaccctaaacgatccCCAGTTGAATTACACAACCACTGAGAAAGAAATGTTAGCCATCGTTCTTGCTTTGTAG